The Malus domestica chromosome 17, GDT2T_hap1 genome contains the following window.
attatattatttaatatataaattatttatattttattatgatctaaGTGATTGGAGATGACGAGGAGTCTATCGGGAATGGTCGTTGAGCATGATGAGGACGAGAGaggatagtcttagctagtcccatggttattggggggtctcgctaagacttTTTAGTGAAGTGTTTTGTTCATGctagtcccctttagtctcattaatgttagtcccagcaTGAAACAAACACGATATTGGActaacagctagtccagtccagtccaatcccacttagtgagggcaaacaaacgccccctaagaGTATTATGATCATTTTGAGCACCCCTAGTGCCACGTGTCAAAACTTAATAATTCATAGCTTTGAGAATAAAAAATGATACTCTCTTTCCGTTACTTGTATTCTCAAATATATGTCTACGTTGCCAGACTTTGAatataaacaaaatatttatatgattatacGTGTAGGTTATATGCTGATATTTATTAACGTTCTACTATACTACATGTGCAGATTGGTCCTTTCCAGTCTACTAAAAGTGAGCGGGCAAAACTAAAGGTCAAAGCTCGCCTGAATCTGCATGGGATAGTGTCTATAGACTTAGCAACTGTAAGTTTGTTAAAAGAATTTTGTGCTTCTGGCTATTATTGGTTGATTAttctttctaattttatttgtttttcttcatgTGTTGTAGCTTTTGGAAGAAGAATTTGAGGTTCCTATCACAAAAGAGCAAACAAAGTACCAATGAGGCCCCCATTCATGTGGCTCCCCCAAGTACCAATGAGACTgatgtgaacatgcaagatgCTATGGACACTGCTAATGCTCCAGGTGCTAAAAATGGTGTTCCTGAGTCAGGGGACAAGCATGTGCAAATGGAAACTGATGCGAAGGTCAGTTGTCTTCTCTCTGTCATACTCATATGCGGGTTTTCCATGAATTATTTGTTCTTTTTCCTTGGACTGCGACTTGGGGGAACTTGGGGGAGGGGCCGGAGGGCAATAACCTAGCAAACAATGCATTTTGGTTATAGTGTTTAGCTACTTGATTTGAGTGAACTTTATTGGACTAAGGGAGATGAATGGTGTAAGATGACCAGGTTTCTATGATGTACTTTGATATACTTAAAAGTCCATTGTGCTAAGCTTATATCTGATCAATCTTCCCATGTTCAGCTATGTTAACTACAGAGAAAGCTTGTTAAATTCTGCGCTCCTCATAATCTTTTACTCAAGGGACAATCTACATTTAATGTCACTATAGAGAAGAGATAATGGACGGTGCTAAAAGTTAATTAAACTTTTTGTTTTGGAATGGTAAATGCTATCAGTGGTTTGTTTGGTTCCATTTGCGGGCTGCACTCCTGATGTCTTGGTTTTTTTTATACAGGCTGATGCTAAAAAGATaaatgtaaagaaaacaaatattCCTGTGACAGAGTTGGTTGATGGAGGGATGCCTCCAAGCGAAGTGCAAAAGGCAATTGAGAAGGAGTTTGAGATGGCCTTACAAGACCGTGTTATGGAAGAAACAAAAGACAAGAAAAATGTTGTCGAGGCCTATGTCTATGACATGAGAAACAAGGTAGTTTGCTTATATGTTCGTGGAACATTTCCCTTGTTTTTTACCATTTTATGACTAAATTTCTCTTTTATATCTAGCTCATGATAAGTATAAGGAGTTTGTTATTGAACCAGAAAGGGAAGCATTTATTGCTAAACTTTAGGAGGTGGAGGACTGGATGTATGAAAATGGTGAAGATGAAACCAAAGGAGTTTACATTGCCAAGcttgaggaactcaagaagGTGAGGATTTTCTTTTAATTCTTTGGTGGTTTTTCTCCAAATTGTTATGAGAGGGCACCGATTGAACTTGATGTCGTTGGTTTTGATTGTTTAGAGCTAATGGGTGATTTTGTCAAATTGCAGCAAGGTGATCCCATTGAAGAGGGGGTCAAGAAGCACACAGAGAGGGGAACGGTGATTGATCAACTCGCTTACTGTGTTAATAGTTACAGAAAAGCTGCAGCATTGAATGACGCAAAATTTGAACACATTGATATTACTGATAAACAGAAGTTGAGTGTCTCGATGAGctctcttctccttcctccatTCTCGACCATTCCAACTCACAATGTTCTTTGTGTTATTTAGGTATTGAACGAGTGTGTTGAAGCTGAGGCCTGGTTAACAGAGAATAAGCAGCAACATGATTAGTAACCTTTTCTTTTATCCACTCCTGTTAACAGGTTCTGCAGATCGATAATGACGAAACGCAAACCCGCACTAGCCAAGCCAGCTGCCCTTGAAACTCCACCAACCCCACCTCCTCAGGAGAGTGAGCAACCTCAGGGCGGAGATGCTAGCCCCACGAAGAATCCTGCTGACAATAACAATGAGGCTCCACAGGCTTCTACCTAACCAATGGAAATCGACAAGCCAGAAGCTCCCCAAAGTTCTGCGTAGTTCTGTAGAGTGTCTGCGTTTCTATGGTTTTCTTATGGCCAAGATTTGATTCGTAAACGTGAAACAGTTCCAATTTGAGCCTTAAAAGTTTAGATGCCGAGGTGGAGGCCCGTGGTGTGTTTAATGGATGATATACTTTTAGGAGTCTGTCTTTAAAGCCTTTTATGTGCTTGTGGTCTGTCAGTGTTTAACTATTGGTACGATCAGTCTCTGGAATTCTGGAGTTTTTGTTAGGGGTTTCAAAGAGAAACTGTACCATTTGGGGTCCCTCTCCCCTCTTATGACGGGAAAGAGATCGGAATTTATTCCCTAGTCTTGTTTTGCGTCAGTCATTGCTACTCTTTCTTCTTATGTCTTGAATTTATCTCCAAAATTTTATTGACTTGGGAAGGTTGCACAATTTTGCTCTGTGAATTTCACATTGATGCTTTTGTTGGATGGGTTATACAGTTTGTAGTAGATTCTGGCATACGATTATATGCATCAAGGTTCCTCTTTGATGCAACATTCAGTGCGTTTTCGTCATTGTCGCGCGGAAGTGTAGGATTTGTTTGGAGCCTGGCGTCTGGATTTCAAACATTCTCAGCGGAAAAATTGATTTCTGTAGTGCTGAGTGACAAGGTTAGAATTGTAAGAGGAACGCTGAAGATGAAATACGGTTGAGAAAAACCTCAGATTTGACAATTAACTTGACAAGGTTTGTGTACCAATAGGAAACAATACCCTATAAATGGCAAGGAATTTGATATcatttagaagtgcttttagaatGATTGAATGCTTTTTGATGAAAACGTTTATAGAATCGGTGAATTTtgaaaaaacactttaagtgcttccTAGAAGAAGCACATGATCGGTGCTTCTTGCATAAAGCACTTCAAGTATTTTtggaatccaaaaatatttcacTAAAAGCAGCTTCATTCATTTGGAAAGCACTTTTAAATGATTGCATATTCTACGGGTGGTGCTAGTAAAGCTACATTATAGAAtaaaatgaaaacatggggaacaaacataatgaaaac
Protein-coding sequences here:
- the LOC139193422 gene encoding heat shock 70 kDa protein 15, whose product is MKDKAPIRNALSTPDIIPHFAKIKSRWLSIVLSKLRLKSICNPTATHGHYYLVSTYLSLFTNSSPNTLKLRYLSQKLYKKSDLILNCVKSTYLGNVQNEIGPFQSTKSERAKLKVKARLNLHGIVFWKKNLRFLSQKSKQSTNEAPIHVAPPSTNETDVNMQDAMDTANAPGAKNGVPESGDKHVQMETDAKADAKKINVKKTNIPVTELVDGGMPPSEVQKAIEKEFEMALQDRVMEETKDKKNVVEAYVYDMRNKEVEDWMYENGEDETKGVYIAKLEELKKQGDPIEEGVKKHTERGTVIDQLAYCVNSYRKAAALNDAKFEHIDITDKQKFCRSIMTKRKPALAKPAALETPPTPPPQESEQPQGGDASPTKNPADNNNEAPQAST